GACGTTCCTCCGAGACCCAGCGCCAGAGTGCCCAGTTCCTCCTCATCCTTGTGCACGTACGCCCCCAGGCTCCAACCGTATCCGGAGCGGTTCCGGTCACGGTCGAACACCATCGCCTTGGATTCGGCGGACAGCACCTGATCTCCGGTCAGCGCACGGTGCCAGCGCAATAGATCGTCCACCGTCGAGTACATTCCCCCCGCGCCCACGGCGTAGGATTGATCCTGCAGGAGGGCGTTCACGTAAGATCCGGCCTCGTCCCGAACGTAGCCCGAAGCGCGGTGCTGGATAAGCGGTCGGGCGTAGGCGATGCCCGTGTTCGACAGCTCCAGCGGGTGGAGCAGCCTTTCTCGCAGCACATCCTCGAAGGCGCTCCCCGTTATCCGCTCGATGATGGCGCCGAGGAGATGGTAGCAGCTGTTGCAGTACTCGAACTCCGCGCCGGGGTCGGCCGAGGGCTCCCGAGCGCTGATCCAGGTGACGATCTCGGCCAACTCGTAGCGACCGGCGTAGCGCGACGGCTCCCAGTCGTCTTGAGGCCACGGGATTCCCGCTGTGTGGTGGACGAGGTGCTCGATGGTCACCCGCCTCCAGGCGTCCCCCTCCAATTCCGGCAGATGTTCAGAGAGCGGGTCTGCAAGCGAAAGGCGTCCCTCCTCGATCAGTTGCAGGACGATGACGCCGGTGAACGCCTTCCCCAACGAAGCCACCGTGAACCGCGTCTCGGGCGCGTTGGCGACGCCCCACTCCTCATTGGCGAGTCCGACCGCGCCGCGATACACGATCTCGTCGCCCATGGCCACCAGCACCGCACCC
This portion of the Gemmatimonadota bacterium genome encodes:
- a CDS encoding serine hydrolase domain-containing protein, with the translated sequence MAGRFGPRLQEIVEAYHTADLFQGAVLVAMGDEIVYRGAVGLANEEWGVANAPETRFTVASLGKAFTGVIVLQLIEEGRLSLADPLSEHLPELEGDAWRRVTIEHLVHHTAGIPWPQDDWEPSRYAGRYELAEIVTWISAREPSADPGAEFEYCNSCYHLLGAIIERITGSAFEDVLRERLLHPLELSNTGIAYARPLIQHRASGYVRDEAGSYVNALLQDQSYAVGAGGMYSTVDDLLRWHRALTGDQVLSAESKAMVFDRDRNRSGYGWSLGAYVHKDEEELGTLALGLGGTSGFSAGIARLLDDDYFIVFLGNIGHVPQVQLMNDLWNTILGFEVELPQ